One Sulfurovum zhangzhouensis genomic window, TTTGAATGATTTGAAGATTAGATTCTTTTTTTGTAAATACTCTGTGATCTCTTTCATACCTGTATCATACCCTATTTAACTCAATGGATGATAACTGCGCATTGTCTCGGCCAGATTCTGTTTTTGGATATGGGTATAGATCTGTGTGGTCTCCAGTGAACTGTGACCAAGCAATTCCTGCACTACACGCAGGTCTGCCCCTCCTATGATCAATGAGGAGGCAAAGGAGTGTCGCAATACATGAGGTGAGACTCCCAGATACTTTTTAACTACCTTGAAGGCCGAAATACGGCTTAGTACCTCTCCGCGATAATTCAGCCATAGATAACTGCTATGCATCTGTTCATGTTGAAGGTAGGTTGCAAGCGCTTCTATTGCAATTGGGGCAAGAGGTACGACCCGCTCTTTTTCACCTTTGGCAAAACGTATCTTCAACCAACCGTCAACGATATCTTCCCTTTGCACGTTCAATGCTTCTGAAACACGACAACCGCTTGCATATAAAAAAAGTATCAATGCATAATCTCGCATTCCCATAAGCGTAGAACGATCAATCAAAGAAAGATTTTTCATGATCTCTTCACTGCTTAAATATTTGGGAAGGTTCTTGGGAACCTTGGCCATTGGTATTTTGATCTTTTTTGAAATAAAATCATGGATATGACAAAACTGAAAAAAAGCGTTGATTGACGAGAGCTTGCGATTGAGAGTACGTTTATTTTCAAATGATGCCAAAAAGCTCAAAACATCATTAGTATCAAGTTGCGTTAATGCCTTTTTGCTAAAAACTTCAAGCTGTTCCAGATCGGAAAGATATGAGGAGATAGTGAGAGTACCAAGTGCTTTGGTAACACTTAGATACTCATCAAAAGCAATGAGAATATTACTCTTACTCATAACCTAATTTTGAAAGCTCTATAACGTCTCCGTCTTTGTAGAGCTTAGTCCCTGAGATAAATGCA contains:
- a CDS encoding tyrosine-type recombinase/integrase: MSKSNILIAFDEYLSVTKALGTLTISSYLSDLEQLEVFSKKALTQLDTNDVLSFLASFENKRTLNRKLSSINAFFQFCHIHDFISKKIKIPMAKVPKNLPKYLSSEEIMKNLSLIDRSTLMGMRDYALILFLYASGCRVSEALNVQREDIVDGWLKIRFAKGEKERVVPLAPIAIEALATYLQHEQMHSSYLWLNYRGEVLSRISAFKVVKKYLGVSPHVLRHSFASSLIIGGADLRVVQELLGHSSLETTQIYTHIQKQNLAETMRSYHPLS